A window of the Hypomesus transpacificus isolate Combined female chromosome 22, fHypTra1, whole genome shotgun sequence genome harbors these coding sequences:
- the LOC124484484 gene encoding proline dehydrogenase 1, mitochondrial-like: MSYTKLVPALIRANSENIKRIRFSSCPGRFRSTVASTQRTEVQGGEKDPRIDGHCTVAKPVQVDLISQTKNAADAHTLKIAIDFENTLEAYKSKTNIELLRSLLVFKLCTFDFLVDKNKELMNLTKKVFGQRLFEKMMRMTFYGQFVAGEDHNTIKPLIQKNQAFGVGAVLDYSVEEDLTQEEAEKKEMDACVSEAEKETPGVGRREKKYKAHRQFGDRRGGVISARTYFYADEAKCDSQMETFLNCIKASGGSSVDGFSAIKMTALGRPQFLLQFSEVLVKWRQFFNLLAAHQGKSDMAALEQKLELGQLKDSLTKLGVGAKDDIENWFTGEKLGSSGTIDLLDWNSLINDRTKISNLLMIPNFETGKLEPLLNKFTAEEEKQMKRLLQRVDVLAKYAVENGVRLMVDAEQTYFQPAITRLTLEMQRIFNRNKPIIFNTFQCYLKEAYDNVSVDVELSRREGWFFGAKLVRGAYMYQERSRAQEIGYEDPINPDYEATNRMYHKCLEYVLEEINHNRRANVMVASHNEETVKFTLDKMNEMGLSPTENKVYFGQLLGMCDQISFPLGQAGFPVYKYVPYGPVNEVIPYLSRRAQENRGFMKGSQRERSLLWRELKRRLAGGQVFYRPVY, translated from the exons ATGTCTTACACTAAATTAGTACCAGCTCTAATCAGGGCAAATTCGGAAAATATCAAGAGAATACGGTTTTCTTCGTGTCCTGGGAGGTTTCGGTCAACTGTTGCTTCAACGCAGAGGACGGAGGTTCAGGGTGGGGAAAAAGACCCACGAATTGATGGTCACTGTACGGTGGCGAAACCGGTTCAGGTTGACCTCATAAGCCAGACAAAAAATGCTGCAGACGCTCACACACTTAAAATTGCAATTGACTTTGAGAACACCCTGGAAGCGTACAAAAGTAAAACCAACATCGAGCTTCTGAGAAGTCTTCTGGTGTTTAAGCTATGTACGTTCGACTTCCTCGTTGACAAGAACAAGGAG TTGATGAACCTCACTAAGAAGGTCTTTGGCCAGCGACTGTTTGagaagatgatgaggatgacCTTCTACGGACAGTTTGTGGCAGGGGAGGATCATAACACCATAAAGCCGCTGATCCAGAAGAACCAGGCGTTTGGTGTAGGGGCAGTGCTAGACTACAGTGTGGAAGAAGACCTAACCCAAGAAGAGGCGGAGAAGAAGGAGATGGA TGCATGTGTATCTGAAGCAGAGAAGGAAACCCCAG GCGTCGGCCGTCGCGAGAAGAAGTACAAGGCCCACCGACAGTTTGGTGACCGGCGCGGTGGGGTGATCAGTGCCCGGACGTACTTCTACGCCGACGAAGCCAAGTGTGACAGCCAGATGGAGACCTTCCTCAACTGCATCAAGGCCTCCG GAGGGAGTTCTGTAGATGGATTCTCTGCCATTAAGATGACTGCCCTTGGTCGTCCTCAGTTCCTG CTCCAGTTCTCAGAGGTGTTGGTCAAATGGAGGCAGTTCTTCAACCTGCTCGCAGCACATCAAGGCAAATCGGATATGGCAGCTTTAGAGCAGAAACTGGAGCTGGGGCAACTCAAG GATAGTTTGACTAAGTTGGGGGTTGGGGCCAAAGATGACATTGAGAACTGGTTTACAGGAGAGAAACTGGGCTCTTCAGG AACCATAGATCTTCTGGACTGGAACAGCTTGATCAATGACAGAACCAAAATCTCCAACCTGCTCATGATTCCAAACTTTGAG ACGGGCAAGCTGGAGCCTCTGTTGAATAAGTTCACTGCCGAGGAAGAGAAGCAGATGAAGAGGTTGCTGCAGAGAGTGGACGTTTTGGCCAAG TACGCAGTGGAGAACGGGGTGAGGCTGATGGTGGATGCAGAGCAGACGTACTTTCAGCCCGCCATCACCAGACTGACCCTGGAGATGCAGAGGATCTTTAACAGGAATAAACCCATCATCTTCAACACCTTCCAGTGCTACCTCAAG gaGGCCTATGATAACGTGTCAGTGGACGTGGAGCTGTCTCGTAGGGAAGGCTGGTTCTTCGGCGCCAAGCTGGTCCGAGGGGCGTACATGTACCAGGAGAGGTCCCGGGCCCAGGAGATCGGCTACGAGGACCCCATCAACCCCGACTACGAAGCCACTAACAGGATGTACCACAA GTGTTTGGAGTACGTGCTGGAGGAGATCAACCACAACCGCAGGGCCAACGTCATGGTGGCGTCACACAATGAGGAGACAGTGAAGTTCACCCTGGACAA GATGAACGAGATGGGTCTGTCGCCCACGGAGAACAAGGTCTACTTTGGACAGCTGCTCGGCATGTGTGACCAAATCAGCTTCCCCCTAG GTCAGGCAGGCTTCCCGGTGTATAAGTACGTTCCATACGGACCGGTGAACGAGGTGATCCCTTACCTGTCGCGGCGTGCCCAGGAGAACCGTGGTTTCATGAAGGGCTCCCAGAGGGAGCGCAGCCTGCTGTGGAGGGAGCTAAAACGCAGGCTGGCCGGCGGGCAGGTCTTCTACCGGCCCGTCTACTGA